From the genome of Gryllotalpicola protaetiae:
GAGACATCCGTCGGGCCGTGCATGCCCGACTTGACCTGGTAGACGCTCGCGTAGTCGAGGATGCGCCGCAGCCCCGTCACACCCCCCGCGTGCGTGATGGGGCTGCGCACGTAGTCGATCAGCTGCTCTTCGATGAGCGTCTTGTAGTCCCAGATGGTGTTGAACACCTCGCCGATCGCGAGCGGTGTCGTGGTGTGCTGCCGCACGAGGCGCAGCGCGTCCTGGTTCTCGGCGGGCGTCACGTCCTCCAGCCAGAACAGGTCGTAGGGCTCGAGGGACTTCCCGAGCTTCGCCGCCTGGATCGGGGTGAGCCGGTGATGGGCGTCGTGCAGCAGGGGCAGCTCGGGCCCGAACTCGTTCCGCACCGCCTCGAACACCCCGGGGATGTGCCGCAGGTACGCGCGCGTGTCCCAGGTCTCCTCGACGGGCACGTCGTTGCGGCGGGCAGGCTCGTAGTCGTAGCGGGCGTCGGTGCCGCTAGAGGTTCCGGTGGCCGCATTAGCCGACGAGGCGACGCCGTAGACGGACGGCAGACCGGGGATGCCGGTCTGGATGCGGATCGCCCGGTACCCCTCCTCCAGATGCTCGTGAATGCTGTCGAACAGCTCGGGCAGCTCGGCGCCCGAGGCGTGACCGTAGACCAGCAGGCCCTCGCGCGACCGCCCGCCGAGCAGCTGGTAGAGCGGCAGCCCGGCGATCTTCGCCTTGATGTCCCAGAGGGCGGTGTCGACGGCGGCGATGGCGGCCATCGTCACGGGGCCCCGGCGCCAGTAGGCGCCGCGGTACAGATACTGCCAGGTGTCCTCGATGCGGTGCTCGTCGCGGCCGAGCAGCAGCGGCACGAGGTGCTCGCCGAGGTACGCGGCGACGGCCAGCTCGCGCCCGTTCAGGGTCGCGTCGCCGAGGCCCGTCACCCCGTCGCTCGTCGTGATGCGCAGCGTCACGAAGTTGCGCCCGGGGCTCGACACCAGGACTTCGGCCTTCTCAATCGACACGGAACTCTCCCTTTCTCACGATCTCGTCGAAGGCGGCGATGGTCGCCTCGCAGGCTTCACCCGCGGGAAGCCCAGCCTCGATGCGCGCCGCCATGATCGCCTGCTGCCGCTGGGCAAGCTTCTCGCGGCCCTGCCGAGCGATCTGCTCGAGGCGGTGGGCGATGCGCGGGTTGGCGAATCGCGGACGGAGGGCGGCGAGGGCGGCATCCATCTCGTCGTCCGGCAGTGTCATCGAGAGCCCCTGGCCGAGCACAGGCCGCACCTCTGTCCACAGCTGCTCGACCGTCGCGCGGATCTCGGCGTCGCCCCATGCCTGGTCGATCGTCTCGAGCCCGCGCAGCAGGCCGAGGTAGGTCATGGTCGTGTGCGCCGCGTTCAGCAGCCAGAGCTTGCGCCGTTCGTAGGGCGCGACGTCGTCGACGAAGCGCACGCCGACCTCGTGCCACGCGGGGCGCCCCGCGGGGAAGTCGCCAGCGATCACCCACTCCGAGAACGGCTCCGTGACGACGACCAGCGGGTCGTCGGTGTGCGGTGTGATGCGGTCGACCATGGTCGAGGGGAACGTCACATTGCGCTCGACCCAGCGCGCAAGTGCGAGATCGGATGCCTCGGCCAGCCGCGCCACCGCGCCGTGCAGCACCTCGCCGTTGCCCGCGAGGTTGTCGCAGCTGACGACGGCGAGCGGACCGGCGCCCACAGCCCGCCTGGCGGCGATGCCGGTGAGCAGCCGCGTCGGCGCCGCGGTCGGCGCGTCGCCGTAGCCGGACTCGGTGACCGTGACGGTCACGACGGCGAGCTCCGGGTCCGAGAAGGCGGCGACCCAGCCGTCCGCATCGTCACCCGGAATCGAGCGCGTGACTGACGTGATCGTCGACGCGGTGTCGCCGTCGGCGCCGCGCTCGATCAGTGTGTAGCGGTCGCCGCCCGCGGTCATCGCCTCGGCGAGGACGGGCGAGCGGCCCGTGAACGCGGTGTACGCCCACGTCTCGTCAGGGTTCAACCCGTTCGCACGCTCGGTGTACCACGCCTGGTGGGCGCGGAAGAAGTGCCCGAGTCCGAGGTGCGCGAGTCGTGGCATCCCTACTCGTCGGCCTCGTCGGCCTCGTCCGCCTCGTCGGGCAGCTCGATCTCGACGGGCTCGCCGGCCGCGCGGGCGGCGGCCTCGTCCTCGGCGACCATGCGGTCGACGAAGGCGTCGTAGTCGTCGCCGTCCGGCGAGCCGGCCGCGACCCAGCGCGCCCACATGGTCGCGCGCTCATAGGCGCCGTTCAGGTAGGCGAGGCTGTCCTCCAGGCGCTCGTCGCGCGCGCGGTTGTGGTCGACGAAGTCCTCCAGCGTCACCCAGCCGTCGTAGCCGGCCGCGACGAGCGCGCGGAACAGCCACTCGATGTCGGCCTGGCCGTCGCGCAGCTGGGCCCAGTTGAAGCCCCAGATCACCTGGCCGTCGGGGCCGAACTGCGCGTTCGGCCACCAGTTGCCGTTCTTGACATGCACATGCGCGAGGTACTCGCCGAGGATCTGGAACGCGGCGCCCAGGTCTTCAAAGCCCTCGTTGACGAGGTTGCCGATGTCGTGGATGACGCCGATGTGGTCTGCGTCGAGGCCCTCGACGAGCCGGTAGGCGGCCGACGCGCTCGAGACGATCGTGCCGTGGTGCAGTTCGATGAGCACCTTGACCCCGTGCTCGGCCGCACGCTCGGCGGCCCACTCGAGGTGTTCGCGGGTCTCGGCGAACACGGCGCGGTAGTCGCCGACGGGAAGCTTGGGCAGCGTCACGCGCACGCGGCCTGCCCCGAGCGCGGCGGTCGCTGCGAGCAGGCGCTCGACGTTCTCATGGTCGGATGCCGGCGCGTAGCCGCCGATCGCCGAGATCTCGAGCCCCGCCTCGGCGGTGATGCGCGCGATCTCGGGAATCGAGCCCTCGAGCCCGGTGAGCGGCCAGGTCGCGCGGTTGCCGGCCCAGTGGCCCGGCTTCTCCGCCTCTTCCTGATCGGTGACGCGCCACTCGATGCCGTCCCACCCGAGGCGGGCGATGATCTGGGCGGTCTCTTCGGGCGTCCACTCGGGCGTCGAGACGGTGAAGACAGAGAATTTCATAGCGGCTCCTGCGTCGCTGCGGGGTCTGGTACCAGGTCATCGTATTGGCCAGCCAGCACCTCGCTGACCAGTACCTCCCTACCGAGGGACGCGGAGACGTAGAGTGCGCGAACCACCGCGAGCGACCTCAGCGCGTCGTCGACGCCAACCTTGGGTGCGCGGCCCTCGCGGATCGCGCCGACGATGTCGTCGTACTGCCTGCTGTGCCCCTGCACGAACGCATCGTCCGGCACGGGGCCGCCCGCGAGATGCTCGGCCGGGACCAGCCCGGACGCGAGATTGCGGGGGCCGACGCGGGTGGGATCGACGTGGGTGTCGCCGAGGACCGCCGGGTCGGTTCCCTCTGCGGGCTCGGCGTAGAAGTACTCGAGCTGGTCGCGGTCGAGCTGCGCCGAGCCCTTCGAGCCGTGCACGTTGACCCGCACGCTGAGCCCCGGGAACGCGGCCGTCGTGGTGTGCAGCACCGCGATCGCGCCGTTCGCGAAGCGCACCGTCGCGGCGAGCGTGTCCTCGACCTCGATCCGCTCGTGCGCGAGCGCGGCGGCATATGCGAACACGGCGACCGGTCGGCCAAGGAACCACACCAGCAGGTCGACGGTGTGCACGCCCTGATTCATGGTCGAGCCGCCGCCGTCGAGCGCCCAGGTGCCGCGCCAGGCGCCGGAGTCGTAGTAGTCCTGGCTGCGCCACCACGCCACCGAGGCGACCGCGCTGGTGACGCGGCCGAGCGCGCCGCCGTGCGCGGCGTCGGCGACGACGACGGAGGCAGGGTCGAAGCGATGCTGGCTGATGACGCTGACGATCTGACCGCGGGCGGATGCTTCGCGCGCCGCCCGGGCGAGCGGCAGCGCCTTCCCGACCGTCGTGTCGAGGGGCTTCTCGATGACGACGTGGGCGCCGGCGGCGAGCGCCTCGAGCGCGAGCTCGACGTGGGTGCCACTGGGCGTCGCGACGATGACGAGGTCCGGCGCGCCCGCGGCGAGCGCCGCGGTGAGCGAGTCGAACTGCGCGGGGGCCGGCCAGCCGGTCTCCGCCACGATCAGCGAGGCGATCTTGGCGCGTGCCTCCGAGTCGGGGTCGACGAGCACCGCGACGCGCACGCCGCCTTGCCGCGCGAGGGCGCGCACGTGGTTCGTCGCGATGATGCCGTTGCCCACGAGGGCGGCGGTCAGTGAGGCATCCGCCGTGCTCATGCGGTCGTCACGCCGATCTGCGCGAGCAGCTTGTCGAAGGCGCGCGCCGCGCGCCCGAACGCGGCCGGGCCGCTGAAGCCGCCGAGCGCGAAGCCTGCGGCCAGGTGCGGCTCGAGGCTCGCGAAGCCCCGATAGCCGGCATCGCGCAGCGCGGTCGCGGTCTCGAGCAGCTCGCCGTCGCCCTCCCCCGCCGGCACGACCTCGCCGGTCGCGGCCACCGCGTCCTTCACCTGCAGGTAGTCGACATAGGGCGCGAGCGTCGCCCAGCCCTCGGTGAACGGCTTCACGCCGCACTGCACGAAGTTCGCGTTGTCCCAGGCGAGCCGGAGGTGGTCGCTGCCGACGGACTCGACGAGATCGAGCACGCGAGAGGGCACGTCGCCGTAGATCTCCTTCTCGTTCTCGTGCAGCAGCACCACGTCTTCGGCTTCGGCAATATCGGCGAGAGCGCGCAGCCGGCTCAGCACGTCGTCGCGCGTGGCCTCGACCGGGACGCCGTCGCCCCGGTAGAACGAGAAGATCCGCACGTAGCGCGACTCGAGCCGGTGCGCCACGCGGATCACCGCGCGCAGCCGCTCGACCTCATGCTCGACGGGCAGCGACACGCCGACCTTGCCGATCGGCGACGCGATGGCTGAGACGCCGAAGCCCGCGTGCGAGATGAGGCCGGCCAGGGCATCCGCCCGCTCGTCGTCGAAGTCGGCGACGTTCACGCCCCACGCGCTGCGCACCTCGATGTGCCGGGCGCCGAGCGCCTCGAGCACCGCGAGCTGGATCGCAGGGTCCGGGGAGATCTCGTCGCCGAAGCCGGAAAGGGTCCAGACAGCGGTGTCGCTCACGGGGATCACGCTAGGCACCGGCATCCGCATGCAGCAAACGTTTGCCGATTATTGCCAAGGATGCTCGCATCAAGGCATGCCGACACCCGAGCCCGCCTCGCGCGCCACTCTCGCGGATGTCGCCGCGCGCACCGGTGTCGCCATCTCGACCGTGTCGCGTGCGCTGACGCGGCCCGAGCGCGTGAACGCCGCGACGCGCGAGCGCATCGCGGCCGCGGCGGCCGAGCTCGGCTACACCCCGAACGCGGCGGCCCGCGCGCTGGGCTCCGGACGCACGCGCAGCATCGCCCTGCTCGTGTCCGACGTGACGAACCCGTTCTACTTCGACATCATCCGGGGCGCGCAGCAGGAGCTCGGACCCGCGGGCTACACACCCCTGCTGCTCGACACCGAGGAGTCGGAGGAGCTGGAGGAGGCGATGCTGCGGCGACTGCGCGCCTCCTACGACGGGGCGATCATCGCCGCCTCGCGCCTCACCGACCGCCGTCTGGCCGAACTCGCCCGGACCGTGCCGCTCGTCGCGATCAACCGGCAGACCCGCGGGGTGCCGAGCGTCTTCATCGACACCCCGGCCGGCGTCGAGCAGGTGCTCGAGCACCTCGTCTCGCACGGGCATCGGCGCGTCGCCTATGCAGCGGGGCCGCCCACCTCATGGCCGAACGAGCGGCGCTGGCGCACCTTCGTCGCGGCATCCGAGCGGCTCGGCGTCGCGGTGTCGCGGGTCGGGCCGTTCGAGCCGCGGCAGAGCCAGGGCGCTGCGGCAGCCGACGCCGTGATCAACACGGGCGCCACCGCCTGCCTCGCCTTCAACGACCTGCTCGCGATCGGCATGCTGCGGCGGTTCGCCGAGCGCGGGGTGCGCGTGCCTGACGATCTGAGCGTGGTCGGGTGCGACGACATCTTCGGCGCCGATTTCTGCCACCCTCCGCTCACGACCATCACAGCGCCGATCGCGCAGGCCGGGCGCGTCGCCGTCTCGATGCTGCTCGCGCAGCTCGCCGGGGGCGCGTCGAGGCGCGGTGTGCGTCTGCCGACCCACCTGACGATCCGCGCCTCGTCCGGCCCGGCGCCGGGTGGATGACGAGGCGAACACCCGACCGGCAACGCGTGGCAAACGTTTGTCATGGTGGATGCCTCCTGCTTGACTGCCCCGCATGACCGCGCTGTCGCCGCACCCCGACCGCCTGCTTCCCTCGGACTCCGCCGCTCGCGAGGTCGCCCGACGTCTGTACGACGACGTCAGAGCCGCCCCGATCCTGTCGCCGCACGGGCACGTCGACGCGCGCGTCCTGCTCGACGACGAGCCGTTCCCCGACCCGGCCGCGCTGTTCATCACGCCCGACCACTACGTGACCCGGCTGCTGCACGCGCACGGGGTGCCGCTCGACCGGCTGGGTGTCGGGGTGCCGCCCGAGGAGCGCGACGGGCGCGCGATCTGGCGCCTGCTGTGCGAGCACTGGGACGCGTTCCTCGGCACCCCCGTGCGGTTCTGGCTCGAGAGCGAGCTGGCAGAAGTGTTCGGCATCGGCGAGCAGCCGTCCGCCGAGTCGGCCGACCGCGTCTACGACGAACTGCAGGCGCGCCTCGCCGAGCCGGCATTCCGCCCGCGCGCGCTCTTCGAGCGCTTCAACATCGAGGTGCTCGCGACGACCGACGACCCGGCTGACGACCTCGCCGCGCACCTCGCCCTGCGCGAGGACCCCGGCTTCAGCGGCCGGGTGCTTCCCACCTTCCGCGCAGACCGCTACATGAGCCCCGACGCGCCGGGGTGGGCTCCGGCGCTCGCAGCGCTGGCCGAGGCATCCGGCATCGACACGGGCACGTATGCCGGGCTGCTCGACGCCCTGCGCAGCCGCCGCGCCTTTTTCACGGCCGCGGGCGGCACCGCGACCGACACCGGGGTGCTCAGCGCAGAGACGACGCCGCTGTCGGACACGGAGGCCGAGCGCATTCACCTGGGTGCGCTCAGCGGCGAGGTGACGCCGGCCGAGGCATCCGCCTATCGCTCGAACCTGCTGTACCGCTTCGCCGAGCTGAGCGTCGACGACGGGCTCGTGATGCAGCTGCATGCGGGCGTGCACCGCAATACGCACCGGCCGACCTTCGACCGG
Proteins encoded in this window:
- a CDS encoding sugar phosphate isomerase/epimerase family protein, with the translated sequence MPVPSVIPVSDTAVWTLSGFGDEISPDPAIQLAVLEALGARHIEVRSAWGVNVADFDDERADALAGLISHAGFGVSAIASPIGKVGVSLPVEHEVERLRAVIRVAHRLESRYVRIFSFYRGDGVPVEATRDDVLSRLRALADIAEAEDVVLLHENEKEIYGDVPSRVLDLVESVGSDHLRLAWDNANFVQCGVKPFTEGWATLAPYVDYLQVKDAVAATGEVVPAGEGDGELLETATALRDAGYRGFASLEPHLAAGFALGGFSGPAAFGRAARAFDKLLAQIGVTTA
- a CDS encoding mannitol dehydrogenase family protein, with protein sequence MPRLAHLGLGHFFRAHQAWYTERANGLNPDETWAYTAFTGRSPVLAEAMTAGGDRYTLIERGADGDTASTITSVTRSIPGDDADGWVAAFSDPELAVVTVTVTESGYGDAPTAAPTRLLTGIAARRAVGAGPLAVVSCDNLAGNGEVLHGAVARLAEASDLALARWVERNVTFPSTMVDRITPHTDDPLVVVTEPFSEWVIAGDFPAGRPAWHEVGVRFVDDVAPYERRKLWLLNAAHTTMTYLGLLRGLETIDQAWGDAEIRATVEQLWTEVRPVLGQGLSMTLPDDEMDAALAALRPRFANPRIAHRLEQIARQGREKLAQRQQAIMAARIEAGLPAGEACEATIAAFDEIVRKGEFRVD
- a CDS encoding LacI family DNA-binding transcriptional regulator produces the protein MPTPEPASRATLADVAARTGVAISTVSRALTRPERVNAATRERIAAAAAELGYTPNAAARALGSGRTRSIALLVSDVTNPFYFDIIRGAQQELGPAGYTPLLLDTEESEELEEAMLRRLRASYDGAIIAASRLTDRRLAELARTVPLVAINRQTRGVPSVFIDTPAGVEQVLEHLVSHGHRRVAYAAGPPTSWPNERRWRTFVAASERLGVAVSRVGPFEPRQSQGAAAADAVINTGATACLAFNDLLAIGMLRRFAERGVRVPDDLSVVGCDDIFGADFCHPPLTTITAPIAQAGRVAVSMLLAQLAGGASRRGVRLPTHLTIRASSGPAPGG
- the manD gene encoding D-mannonate dehydratase ManD; amino-acid sequence: MSIEKAEVLVSSPGRNFVTLRITTSDGVTGLGDATLNGRELAVAAYLGEHLVPLLLGRDEHRIEDTWQYLYRGAYWRRGPVTMAAIAAVDTALWDIKAKIAGLPLYQLLGGRSREGLLVYGHASGAELPELFDSIHEHLEEGYRAIRIQTGIPGLPSVYGVASSANAATGTSSGTDARYDYEPARRNDVPVEETWDTRAYLRHIPGVFEAVRNEFGPELPLLHDAHHRLTPIQAAKLGKSLEPYDLFWLEDVTPAENQDALRLVRQHTTTPLAIGEVFNTIWDYKTLIEEQLIDYVRSPITHAGGVTGLRRILDYASVYQVKSGMHGPTDVSPVGLAAAIHLGLAIPNFGIQEYMQHAPVTHDVFHTTFTFDGGLLNASDEPGLGISYDDEAAAAYPYERAYLPVNRLLDGSMHDW
- a CDS encoding sugar phosphate isomerase/epimerase family protein codes for the protein MKFSVFTVSTPEWTPEETAQIIARLGWDGIEWRVTDQEEAEKPGHWAGNRATWPLTGLEGSIPEIARITAEAGLEISAIGGYAPASDHENVERLLAATAALGAGRVRVTLPKLPVGDYRAVFAETREHLEWAAERAAEHGVKVLIELHHGTIVSSASAAYRLVEGLDADHIGVIHDIGNLVNEGFEDLGAAFQILGEYLAHVHVKNGNWWPNAQFGPDGQVIWGFNWAQLRDGQADIEWLFRALVAAGYDGWVTLEDFVDHNRARDERLEDSLAYLNGAYERATMWARWVAAGSPDGDDYDAFVDRMVAEDEAAARAAGEPVEIELPDEADEADEADE
- the uxaC gene encoding glucuronate isomerase; its protein translation is MTALSPHPDRLLPSDSAAREVARRLYDDVRAAPILSPHGHVDARVLLDDEPFPDPAALFITPDHYVTRLLHAHGVPLDRLGVGVPPEERDGRAIWRLLCEHWDAFLGTPVRFWLESELAEVFGIGEQPSAESADRVYDELQARLAEPAFRPRALFERFNIEVLATTDDPADDLAAHLALREDPGFSGRVLPTFRADRYMSPDAPGWAPALAALAEASGIDTGTYAGLLDALRSRRAFFTAAGGTATDTGVLSAETTPLSDTEAERIHLGALSGEVTPAEASAYRSNLLYRFAELSVDDGLVMQLHAGVHRNTHRPTFDRFGPDTGHDLPAVGGYTLPLAPLLRDFGTAPGFHLVLFTVDESLFSREIAPLAGFYPSVYAGAPWWFLDSPAAIARYRGSITDAAGFGKTSGFIDDTRAFCSIPARHDMSRRADAAFLASLVTTHQLSEDDALAVARRLVDGQPRGVFKL
- a CDS encoding Gfo/Idh/MocA family protein, with amino-acid sequence MSTADASLTAALVGNGIIATNHVRALARQGGVRVAVLVDPDSEARAKIASLIVAETGWPAPAQFDSLTAALAAGAPDLVIVATPSGTHVELALEALAAGAHVVIEKPLDTTVGKALPLARAAREASARGQIVSVISQHRFDPASVVVADAAHGGALGRVTSAVASVAWWRSQDYYDSGAWRGTWALDGGGSTMNQGVHTVDLLVWFLGRPVAVFAYAAALAHERIEVEDTLAATVRFANGAIAVLHTTTAAFPGLSVRVNVHGSKGSAQLDRDQLEYFYAEPAEGTDPAVLGDTHVDPTRVGPRNLASGLVPAEHLAGGPVPDDAFVQGHSRQYDDIVGAIREGRAPKVGVDDALRSLAVVRALYVSASLGREVLVSEVLAGQYDDLVPDPAATQEPL